The following proteins are co-located in the Phragmites australis chromosome 10, lpPhrAust1.1, whole genome shotgun sequence genome:
- the LOC133930747 gene encoding protein DA1-like isoform X1: MGWLTKFFRGSTHNISEGQYHSRLAEEPVWNEPSSSPVVTDILSEFNNEDIDRAIALSLSEEEQRKAKSIEKDMHLEEDEQLARAIQESLNVESPPRGNGSANGGNTYHPPRENGIANGGNTNTYQQPRENGTPNGGNTYQPLPFMFSSGFRACAGCHREIGHGRFLSCMGAVWHPECFRCHACSQPIYDYEFSMSGNHPYHKTCYKERFHPKCDVCKQFIPTNMNGLIEYRAHPFWLQKYCPSHEVDGTPRCCSCERMEPRESRYVLLDDGRKLCLECLDSAVMDTSECQPLYLEIQEFYEGLNMKVEQQVPLLLVERQALNEAMEGERAGHNHLPETRGLCLSEEQTISTILRRPRMSGNKIMEMVTEPYRLTRRCEVTAILILYGLPRLLTGSILAHEMMHAWLRLKGYRTLSPDVEEGICQVLAHMWIESEIMAGSGSNAASKSSASTTSTSSGGRSQFERKLGDFFKHQIESDTSMAYGDGFRAGKRAVLQYGLKCTLEHIRRTGSFPF, encoded by the exons ATGGGTTGGCTGACGAAGTTTTTTAGAGGTTCAACCCACAATATCTCGGAAGGGCAGTATCACAGTAGGCTTGCAGAGGAGCCAGTATGGAATGAACCCTCTAGTTCGCCTGTTGTAACT GACATCCTTTCAGAGTTTAACAATGAGGATATTGACCGTGCTATAGCACTCTCTCTATCAGAAGAGGAACAAAGAAAGGCAAAGTCAATAG aaaAGGACATGCATTTGGAGGAGGATGAACAACTTGCAAGAGCTATCCAGGAAAGTTTGAATGTTGAATCACCCCCTCGCGGAAATGGCAGTGCCAATGGTGGGAATACATATCATCCACCCCGCGAAAATGGCATTGCCAATGGTGGCAATACCAATACATATCAACAACCTCGCGAAAATGGCACTCCCAATGGTGGCAATACATATCAACCATTACCATTTATGTTCTCATCTGGATTCAG GGCATGCGCAGGATGTCACAGAGAGATTGGTCATGGGCGTTTTCTCAGTTGCATGGGGGCTGTTTGGCATCCAGAATGTTTTCGTTGCCATGCCTGTAGTCAACCAATATATGACTATGAG TTCTCCATGTCGGGAAATCATCCGTACCATAAAACTTGCTACAAGGAGCGCTTTCACCCAAAATGCGATGTCTGCAAGCAATTT ATTCCTACAAATATGAATGGCCTTATTGAATATAGGGCGCATCCTTTCTGGTTACAAAAATACTGTCCGTCACATGAGGTGGATGGTACTCCAAGGTGCTGTAGTTGTGAAAGAATGGAG CCAAGGGAATCAAGATATGTATTGCTGGATGATGGTCGTAAGCTCTGCCTGGAGTGCCTTGATTCTGCAGTGATGGATACAAGCGAGTGCCAACCTCTTTATCTCGAAATTCAGGAATTTTATGAAGGTCTGAATATGAAAGTGGAACAGCAGGTTCCTCTGCTTCTGGTAGAGAGACAGGCTTTAAATGAAGCCATGGAAGGAGAGAGGGCT GGTCACAACCATCTTCCAGAAACAAGAGGATTGTGCTTATCAGAAGAACAGACGATTAGCACG ATACTGCGGAGACCAAGAATGTCTGGAAACAAAATTATGGAAATGGTAACAGAGCCATATAGGCTAACACGGCGATGTGAAGTGACTGCAATTCTCATTCTGTATGGTCTCCCAAG GTTGTTGACAGGTTCAATTTTAGCTCATGAGATGATGCATGCGTGGTTGCGACTTAAAG GATACCGGACACTCAGTCCAGATGTAGAAGAGGGCATATGCCAAGTTCTTGCTCACATGTGGATTGAGTCAGAGATCATGGCAGGATCAGGCAGTAATGCTGCATCGAAGTCTTCAGCCTCTACGACATCCACATCATCGGGGGGACGGTCTCAGTTTGAGCGGAAGCTTGGGGATTTTTTCAAGCATCAGATTGAG
- the LOC133930747 gene encoding protein DA1-related 1-like isoform X2 — protein sequence MHLEEDEQLARAIQESLNVESPPRGNGSANGGNTYHPPRENGIANGGNTNTYQQPRENGTPNGGNTYQPLPFMFSSGFRACAGCHREIGHGRFLSCMGAVWHPECFRCHACSQPIYDYEFSMSGNHPYHKTCYKERFHPKCDVCKQFIPTNMNGLIEYRAHPFWLQKYCPSHEVDGTPRCCSCERMEPRESRYVLLDDGRKLCLECLDSAVMDTSECQPLYLEIQEFYEGLNMKVEQQVPLLLVERQALNEAMEGERAGHNHLPETRGLCLSEEQTISTILRRPRMSGNKIMEMVTEPYRLTRRCEVTAILILYGLPRLLTGSILAHEMMHAWLRLKGYRTLSPDVEEGICQVLAHMWIESEIMAGSGSNAASKSSASTTSTSSGGRSQFERKLGDFFKHQIESDTSMAYGDGFRAGKRAVLQYGLKCTLEHIRRTGSFPF from the exons ATGCATTTGGAGGAGGATGAACAACTTGCAAGAGCTATCCAGGAAAGTTTGAATGTTGAATCACCCCCTCGCGGAAATGGCAGTGCCAATGGTGGGAATACATATCATCCACCCCGCGAAAATGGCATTGCCAATGGTGGCAATACCAATACATATCAACAACCTCGCGAAAATGGCACTCCCAATGGTGGCAATACATATCAACCATTACCATTTATGTTCTCATCTGGATTCAG GGCATGCGCAGGATGTCACAGAGAGATTGGTCATGGGCGTTTTCTCAGTTGCATGGGGGCTGTTTGGCATCCAGAATGTTTTCGTTGCCATGCCTGTAGTCAACCAATATATGACTATGAG TTCTCCATGTCGGGAAATCATCCGTACCATAAAACTTGCTACAAGGAGCGCTTTCACCCAAAATGCGATGTCTGCAAGCAATTT ATTCCTACAAATATGAATGGCCTTATTGAATATAGGGCGCATCCTTTCTGGTTACAAAAATACTGTCCGTCACATGAGGTGGATGGTACTCCAAGGTGCTGTAGTTGTGAAAGAATGGAG CCAAGGGAATCAAGATATGTATTGCTGGATGATGGTCGTAAGCTCTGCCTGGAGTGCCTTGATTCTGCAGTGATGGATACAAGCGAGTGCCAACCTCTTTATCTCGAAATTCAGGAATTTTATGAAGGTCTGAATATGAAAGTGGAACAGCAGGTTCCTCTGCTTCTGGTAGAGAGACAGGCTTTAAATGAAGCCATGGAAGGAGAGAGGGCT GGTCACAACCATCTTCCAGAAACAAGAGGATTGTGCTTATCAGAAGAACAGACGATTAGCACG ATACTGCGGAGACCAAGAATGTCTGGAAACAAAATTATGGAAATGGTAACAGAGCCATATAGGCTAACACGGCGATGTGAAGTGACTGCAATTCTCATTCTGTATGGTCTCCCAAG GTTGTTGACAGGTTCAATTTTAGCTCATGAGATGATGCATGCGTGGTTGCGACTTAAAG GATACCGGACACTCAGTCCAGATGTAGAAGAGGGCATATGCCAAGTTCTTGCTCACATGTGGATTGAGTCAGAGATCATGGCAGGATCAGGCAGTAATGCTGCATCGAAGTCTTCAGCCTCTACGACATCCACATCATCGGGGGGACGGTCTCAGTTTGAGCGGAAGCTTGGGGATTTTTTCAAGCATCAGATTGAG